A single region of the Coregonus clupeaformis isolate EN_2021a chromosome 16, ASM2061545v1, whole genome shotgun sequence genome encodes:
- the hspb3 gene encoding LOW QUALITY PROTEIN: heat shock protein beta-3 (The sequence of the model RefSeq protein was modified relative to this genomic sequence to represent the inferred CDS: deleted 1 base in 1 codon), whose amino-acid sequence MEGVSITHWVNSPVRHQALFQGRELDDCVEDHDLFALPGPAFPDPGVRPGVVKLEGASDGTTTTQPQRTEPVYQVLLDVSQFRPEDVMIQVFEGWLLIKAQHGARMDEHGFVTRSFTRQHTLPEKLQRAGDLRALLCHDGILVVESKQRTPVRIQPSEEEDPY is encoded by the exons ATGGAGGGAGTGTCCATAACCCACTGGGTGAACAGCCCCGTCCGTCACCAGGCCCTGTTCCAAGGAAGGGAATTGGACGACTGTGTGGAGGACCATGACCTGTTCGCCCTGCCCGGGCCTGCCTTCCCCGACCCAGGGGTGAGG CCTGGGGTAGTGAAATTAGAAGGGGCCTCTGACGGTACTACCACAACCCAGCCCCAGCGGACTGAGCCTGTTTACCAGGTGCTTCTGGACGTGTCCCAGTTCAGACCTGAGGATGTCATGATTCAGGTGTTTGAGGGCTGGCTCTTGATCAAGGCTCAGCATGGAGCCAGAATGGATGAACATGGGTTTGTTACCCGCAGCTTCACCCGCCAGCACACACTGCCTGAGAAACTGCAGCGGGCGGGGGATCTGAGGGCTCTCCTATGTCATGATGGGATACTGGTGGTGGAATCCAAACAGAGAACACCTGTTAGGATACAACCCAGTGAGGAGGAGGACCCCTATTGA